A segment of the Methylomonas paludis genome:
CCAGCTCTTTTTCATTACCTTCTACTAAATCAAAGTTAACCGTTTTACTCCGTTCCAGATTCGAAAGGTCATCCTGTTGAATGCCTAGTTGTTGAATCAATGCAAGCGAGTCCGGTAAATCTGCGGCAGACACAGAGAAACCAGCATTTAATGCAACAGTAAAAATCATCAATCTCCAGATTTTAGGTATTTTGGACGTTAATTTCTTTTCGGTTGTTTTAAATTGATAAGCCATGGTTTTCAAGCTCCCTAAAAGCAAAATAAATGTAAAAAATAAAGTTAATTTTATCAAATCGACTGATAACATCCGAATTATTCAACAACGCCAACGAGGTCCCAAAACTTTCATGAACTACCCGGGAGTAATCTAACTTGGGCAAATACCTCTAAGTTAAATCCACTTCAACATCGCACTCGGCAAGTTCCACCGCATTACCCCCCTCTTGAATACAAATCAGCATGACTTTGGACAGTTAGCCGATCAAATTTGATCATCACCATTGAAACAATACTATGTCCATTCCATAACCAGTCTTAATTAAACTCACTAACACTATGATATAAAATATATTTTTAGTTTAACCAATCCACTAAAAAAACTTTCCACATTAGGGTAAATTATGGTTTAATGAGAACCATTATTAATAACCATCAGGCTATGATATGTCAACTTATCTTAAAGCGCTGACTGTTGGTGAATCTGGCCGGATTGTGGGATTTGATCAAACCGGCGGTGTTTACCGGAAAAAGTTGTTGGCTATGGGTTTGACCCCCGGAACTGAGTTTAGTGTGACCCGTTTTGCCCCAATGGGCGATCCGGTGGAAATTAGAATCAGAGGCTTTTCGCTGACCTTGCGTAAAAACGAAGCCTCGGTGCTACTGATCGAAAAATTATGACTAATACCTATAGCGTTTGTGTGGTCGGCAACCCTAATTGCGGCAAAACCACATTGTTTAACGCCCTCACCGGCAGCCGGCAACATGTTGGTAATTGGCCGGGGGTAACTGTAGAAAAAAAAACCGGCTACTACAGCTATCACGGCAAACGCATTGCTTTGGTTGATTTACCGGGCACGTATTCTTTAGAAGCAGATGATGACAATGTTTCTCTGGATGAAAAAGTGGCACGGGATTTTGTGGCCTCCCAGCAGGCTGATCTGGTTATTAATATCATTGACGCGGCCAATATCGAACGCAATCTGTATCTGACCACACAACTAATTGAAATGCGGGTACCGATGCTACTGGTACTCAACATGATGGATGCTGTTAAAAAACGCGGCATAAAAATTGATGTTGCAGCATTGGCGGCACGATTGGGTTGCCCAGTGATTGGCATCGTTGCGGCAACCGGTTTTGGTTTAACCGAGCTTAAGGAAGCCATCAATAAAGCCTGTGCCCAGCATCTGGCCGCCCCGCAATTACAAATACCTTATCACCCAGAAATTGAAACCGCCGTACAGGTTTTACAAGGTAGCCTGGC
Coding sequences within it:
- a CDS encoding FeoA family protein, encoding MSTYLKALTVGESGRIVGFDQTGGVYRKKLLAMGLTPGTEFSVTRFAPMGDPVEIRIRGFSLTLRKNEASVLLIEKL